A segment of the Patescibacteria group bacterium genome:
AGTTCAGCTGGATTCTTCCCAAGCTCTTTGGCTAATTTAAAACAAGGCAAGCTTAAGTCACCCATCTCCTCATTGGGTGGATATGAAAAATCGGAGACAGCTAATATCTCTTTCCCATATTTATCATTTAATACATTGAGTATTTTAAATTTTATGTTCTCCATATTAGTTAAAAATTCCGTCTTTTTTTATTTCTTTTTCCTCATGGTTCACCTCAGCTATCAATTTATTTCTAGATTTATAAAATTGTAAGGCAGTGAATACAAACATGCTGGCAAGCAAAATTCCTAAAATATTTATACCTGTTACTGCTATAAATTTATAAAAATAATCCAATTGTTTTAAAGTTAATGCTAAACCAGAAGCAGTTAAGGGAGGAATCAATGTTACAGTGATAGCAATTCCTGGCAAAATAGAATTTAGGTCTGGTTTTATCCAAGTATAGCTTGCTGCAATCCCGGCTATGAATGAGATTACAAAAGTAATATAGCCGATTTCCATATTTCCAAGAATCGTTATAGAGCTTATATCAAACTCGTTAAAATGCCCAACCAAAAATGCTATAAGCATAGACCAAAAGGCAGAATAAGCAAATATTTTAAACGATCTCAAAATCACTTTAAAATTAAGAATAACCACTCCAAGAGAAATAGCCAAGATAGGTGAAAGAAGTGGTGTAACAAGCATTCCTCCTATAACTAGAACAATATT
Coding sequences within it:
- a CDS encoding DUF389 domain-containing protein gives rise to the protein MKNVLDIFSFLKVEQSDRNNFCETIIESSAPKFDFYLLVVLSSLIVSFGLILDNIVLVIGGMLVTPLLSPILAISLGVVILNFKVILRSFKIFAYSAFWSMLIAFLVGHFNEFDISSITILGNMEIGYITFVISFIAGIAASYTWIKPDLNSILPGIAITVTLIPPLTASGLALTLKQLDYFYKFIAVTGINILGILLASMFVFTALQFYKSRNKLIAEVNHEEKEIKKDGIFN